GGCGTTTATAGATTTCTGGAACGATTATGGAATCTAACGCTTGAATGCGCAAAGAATGAAAAAAGCGATGATGAAGCAATACGCGAAATTCATAAACTAAACAAAAAAATCTGTGACGATTTGGACAAAGTAAAATTCAATACCCCAATCGCCGCATTTATGGAATTTATTAATTTCGGATATGCCAATAAAGAAAAATTAGGCAAAGATGTAATAAAACGAATGATTCTATTACTTGCTCCCTTTGCTCCGCATACCACAGAAGAATTGTGGGAAAGGGTAGGGGGAGAACCATCTGTATTCAACAACGCTTATCCTCAATACGACGAGAAACTTATCAAAGAAGAAACCGTTACCGTTATAGTTCAGATAAACGGAAAACTACGCGCAACACTGCAGGTTGACAGGAATATATCCGAAGAAAATTTGAAGAAATTAGCCCTTGCAGATCCGCACATTCAAAAACACACCGAAGGCAAACAAATCCGTAAAACGATAGTAGTAAAGGGGAAGTTAGTTAATTTTGTAGTTGGGTAACACCTTTAGTCATTGCCCTTCCTAATGCAGTCCCAAACTTATCTTCTGTCATTGCGAACGAACGTAGTGAGTGCGGCAATCTTGGAGATTGCTTTGCTTTTAGCTCGCAATGACAAATTAAAAGCTCTATCTCTCAATTCCCAAAAGAAACAAGTTAATGTATAATTAAAAATATGAGAGATTACCTAAATCAAAAAGAAAAGCTCGGATTAGATAAATTTTCCCAAGGATTAAGAGAATTATTAGGGAATAATTTAATTTCCCTTATCCTATTTGGTTCTAAGATAAAAGGTAATTATACTCAAGATTCGGATATTGACCTGCTTGTCGTAGTAAAGGAAAAAACTCCGCAGATAAGACACCAAATCCATAATATCCTTTTTAACATTGACCCTTATTATGAACTAAAAATTTCAGCTTTGTTATATTCGGAATTGGAATACAAGAAAAATGAAGAGTTAGAATCTCCTTTTATTGAGAATTTGAAAAAAGAAGGGGCTAAATTATGAAAAAGGATTTAGCTCTATATAGGATTAAGGATAGTCAAGACAAATTTGATTCAGCAAAAATACTTTTTGAAAAAGGGAAATATAAAGATTCTATTTCAAGGTCATACTATGCAATGTTTACAGCTGCAAGAGCTATTCTTGCTACAAAAGATTTAAACAGTGCAAAACATTCAGGAATTATATCTTTATTTAATCAGCACTTTGTAAAAACAGGTGTTGTAGGTAACGATATGGGCAAACTTTTGGCTGAAGCGAAGGATATACGAGAAGAAAGTGATTATGGGGATTTTATTATCGTTTCTGAAGAAGAAGCGAAAGGACAGATAAATAACAGTAAGAAATTTATACAAGAGATTAAACAAACACTTGAGAAAATTACCAGTAAGTAACCCCTTTTAAAATCAGCCATCCAAGACCCGCACATTCAAAAACATATCAAAGGCAAGGAAATTCTTGTTAATTTTGTGGTTGAGCAGTACCTTTAGTCATTGCCCTTCCTAATGCAGTCCCAAACTTATCTTCTGTCATTGCGAACGAAGTAAAGCAATCTCGTTTTTTGGATTGCTTCGTCATTGCATTCTCCGAAGAGTCCGTATACTCCGTCCTTTCGGAGTCATCGGATCTCGCAATGACAAATTTAAATCTCTAATCGGGGTTGTAAGTTAAAATTTATAACTGTATTTAATTACGCATGAAATCCCATTTTGCCTTTGGGTTCTTCTGATGCCTTAATAACACCGAATTTTGATTCGTATCTTGCAATATTATCCTGTAATGCCTTTATCATTCTTTTCATATGTCCGGGGCTTAATATTACTCTTGAGGTTACGGTTCCCGTTGGCGGGACGACCATCAAGAAATCCATAACGAATTCTTCTTTAGTATGCATAACTACCATATTATTTGAATATGTACCGCTTTGCATTTGCGGCGGACAAGTAACTTTTATTTCTTTCTTTTGTTCCGGCTGACCGTTTGCCATTTAAACCTCCTTTTTTATTTAGATTGGGGTTGTTTCGTAATTTTATTTATAAAATTTGCTACTACCTCGCTTTTCCAGATTATCAAAAAAGCTACAATAATCGTTAATATAGAACCTCCCATCTCTCGCCACCAGAAGTATTTGTAAGAATATTGTGAAGACCTCAATATCATAACAGCAAGCTGTGGAATAGCTTGTGCGACCGATGAAATCAAATAATATAGACCAAGAATTTGAATCCAAAAAGCTAATCTTCCATAACAAGGCATTGAATTTGTTTGCGGGGATTCTCTCTGTTCTGATTTACCGATAAGTATATTAAGCAATTTTTCCCGCTTGAAAAGGCAGAGAGCAGAAACTGCAAGAGGAATTAATAAATAAACCCACATCATAAATATATAAGCTCCATTTTTAGCAAACTGGCTTTCTTGCATAGAGAAAAGCTGAAATGTTGTGATTATCATATATTGAACAAAATACATTAAAAAATAAAGCCCGAAAATAATAAGCACAATATCAAGAACCTGTCTTTTATTCACAGTTTCCTCCTTTTTATTTGTCTTATTAAACCTCTTAACTCTTCGTAAGTCAATATTATACGAATTGTCCTGCCGCATATCCTGATGCCCAAGCCCAGTGTAAGTTGAATCCGCCAAGCTCACCTGTTACGTCTAAGACTTCGCCGATAAAATATAATCCATTTACTTTGTGTGATTCAAAAGTTTTTGACGAAATTTCTTTTGTATCAACTCCGCCTTTGGTTACCTCGGCTATTTTATAGCCTTCTGTGCCTGATGGAGTAATACGCCATTTATGAAAGGTTTCCGCAATCTGGGCTATTTCTTTTTGATTGTATTGGTTAACCCGCGTACCAGAACCAAACTGATGTTCGGTGCGGGGCACGGTAGGCTTATTTAATTTAAGGAATGTTAGAACAATACGTTTAGGTAAAAGTTCACTCATTAAGTTTTTCAATTCTGCTTTTGGTCTTTCTTTCTGCCATTTTTCTATCAGAACGGCTAAATTAAGGTCAGGCAGTAGATTGATAACAATCTCGTCTCCTTTGTTCCAATAGTTTGAAATTTGCAGTATTGCGGGACCGCTTAAACCTTTATGAGTGAAAAGGATTGATTCTTTGAAGGATTTCCTTGCCCTGCATCGTTCAGAAGTTTTATTAGTTCGAGACTGGTGCAGGGTTTCACAGGAAACAACAGTATCTAAGGAGATACCTGCCAAATCTATGAAGCGTTTATCATTGAGCGTAAAAGGAACTAAAGCGGGGTAGGTAGGGTTCACGTTTAATTCGAACTGTTTAGCTATATCATATCCAAAACCCGAAGCGCCCATTTCAGACATT
The sequence above is drawn from the bacterium genome and encodes:
- a CDS encoding DUF3467 domain-containing protein; the protein is MANGQPEQKKEIKVTCPPQMQSGTYSNNMVVMHTKEEFVMDFLMVVPPTGTVTSRVILSPGHMKRMIKALQDNIARYESKFGVIKASEEPKGKMGFHA
- a CDS encoding NAD(P)/FAD-dependent oxidoreductase; this encodes MKHYQVIIIGAGAAGLVCALTAGQRGRKVLILDHSDAIGSKILVSGGGHCNFTNLWVQSEHYLSNNPKFSKSALSRFSPNSFISLLEKYNIAYHEKKSGQLFCDNKSKEILSLLLKECEIGKVDIKTNCKIEKIQKQEHFLINTNSEDYTAESLVIATGGLSMSEMGASGFGYDIAKQFELNVNPTYPALVPFTLNDKRFIDLAGISLDTVVSCETLHQSRTNKTSERCRARKSFKESILFTHKGLSGPAILQISNYWNKGDEIVINLLPDLNLAVLIEKWQKERPKAELKNLMSELLPKRIVLTFLKLNKPTVPRTEHQFGSGTRVNQYNQKEIAQIAETFHKWRITPSGTEGYKIAEVTKGGVDTKEISSKTFESHKVNGLYFIGEVLDVTGELGGFNLHWAWASGYAAGQFV
- a CDS encoding HEPN domain-containing protein gives rise to the protein MKKDLALYRIKDSQDKFDSAKILFEKGKYKDSISRSYYAMFTAARAILATKDLNSAKHSGIISLFNQHFVKTGVVGNDMGKLLAEAKDIREESDYGDFIIVSEEEAKGQINNSKKFIQEIKQTLEKITSK
- a CDS encoding nucleotidyltransferase domain-containing protein is translated as MRDYLNQKEKLGLDKFSQGLRELLGNNLISLILFGSKIKGNYTQDSDIDLLVVVKEKTPQIRHQIHNILFNIDPYYELKISALLYSELEYKKNEELESPFIENLKKEGAKL